One Maribacter cobaltidurans genomic window carries:
- the rsfS gene encoding ribosome silencing factor yields MQKRKTSADELIALILQGIEEVKGHNINLLDLREIENTVCDYFIICNGTSNTHVNAIVSSIQKTVSKASKDKPWHVEGTENAEWVLMDYVNIVVHVFQKHIREFYDIEGLWGDAKFTTIESSVNN; encoded by the coding sequence ATGCAGAAAAGGAAAACTAGTGCAGATGAGTTAATTGCATTGATTTTACAGGGAATAGAAGAAGTAAAAGGACACAACATAAATTTACTTGACCTAAGGGAGATTGAAAATACCGTTTGCGACTATTTTATAATATGTAATGGTACTTCCAATACGCATGTAAATGCAATCGTAAGTTCGATTCAAAAAACAGTAAGTAAGGCCAGCAAGGACAAACCTTGGCATGTAGAAGGTACAGAAAATGCCGAATGGGTTTTAATGGACTATGTGAATATAGTCGTCCATGTTTTCCAAAAGCACATCAGGGAATTTTACGATATTGAAGGTCTTTGGGGGGACGCAAAGTTTACCACCATAGAAAGCAGCGTTAATAATTAA
- the ftsH gene encoding ATP-dependent zinc metalloprotease FtsH — protein sequence MAKENSTSPKKPKFSSWWIYGLVAVLLIGFQLFSSDDLASTKKTTTSELQEYLRNGDVKKILIITNTNQAKVFLTDEAMKKEVHKDVAEKSFLPTSGNVPQYTLDYGDLQIFQNEITEIKKENNLDTIIEFGKESTAILDFLLSLLPFVLIIGIWIYLMRRMSGGGGGGAGGQIFNIGKSKAKLFDEKTDTRTSFKDVAGLEGAKEEVEEIVEFLRNPDKYTSLGGKIPKGALLVGPPGTGKTLLAKAVAGEAKVPFFSLSGSDFVEMFVGVGASRVRDLFKQAKDKSPAIIFIDEIDAIGRARGKNNFTGSNDERENTLNQLLTEMDGFGTNTNVIVLAATNRADVLDKALMRAGRFDRQIYVDLPDIRERKEIFEVHLRPIKTAETLDLDFLARQTPGFSGADIANVCNEAALIAARKEQKAVNKQDFLDAVDRIVGGLEKKNKIITPGEKETIAYHEAGHATVSWMLEHAAPLVKVTIVPRGQSLGAAWYLPEERLIVRPDQMLDEMCATMGGRAAEKVIFDKISTGALSDLEKVTKQAKAMVTIYGLNDTIGNLTYYDSSGQDSYGFSKPYSEDTAKKIDQEISKIIEEQYQRAIKVLTENKDKLTTLAQRLLEKEVIFKEDLEKIFGKRSFDKDILEEEKKKQEAAKSKKDAEEDEKIAENS from the coding sequence ATGGCAAAAGAGAATAGTACGAGTCCCAAAAAACCAAAATTCAGTTCTTGGTGGATATATGGATTGGTAGCAGTATTGCTTATTGGCTTTCAGTTGTTTAGTAGTGATGATTTGGCAAGTACCAAAAAAACGACTACATCTGAATTACAGGAATATTTAAGAAACGGAGATGTTAAGAAAATTTTGATCATCACCAATACCAATCAGGCCAAGGTATTTCTTACTGATGAGGCCATGAAAAAGGAAGTCCATAAGGATGTAGCTGAAAAGTCCTTTTTACCCACTTCCGGTAACGTACCCCAGTATACCTTGGATTATGGAGATCTTCAAATCTTTCAAAATGAAATTACAGAAATAAAAAAGGAGAACAACCTGGATACCATTATAGAATTCGGAAAAGAGTCAACGGCTATATTGGACTTTTTGCTTTCCTTATTGCCCTTTGTCCTAATTATTGGTATTTGGATATATCTTATGCGAAGGATGTCCGGCGGAGGCGGAGGCGGTGCAGGCGGCCAAATCTTCAATATTGGCAAATCCAAGGCAAAGCTTTTTGATGAAAAAACGGATACAAGAACCTCTTTCAAAGATGTAGCAGGTTTGGAAGGAGCCAAGGAAGAAGTCGAGGAAATCGTTGAATTTTTAAGAAATCCGGATAAATACACATCCTTAGGAGGTAAAATTCCTAAAGGAGCATTGTTGGTAGGGCCCCCAGGAACAGGTAAAACACTTTTGGCCAAGGCTGTGGCCGGTGAGGCAAAAGTTCCTTTCTTTTCACTTTCAGGTTCAGATTTCGTAGAAATGTTTGTAGGTGTTGGTGCCTCCAGAGTTAGAGATTTGTTTAAGCAAGCCAAGGATAAATCTCCGGCTATCATTTTTATTGATGAGATTGATGCCATTGGTAGAGCGAGAGGTAAGAACAATTTTACCGGTTCGAATGATGAAAGGGAAAACACCCTAAACCAACTATTAACGGAAATGGACGGTTTTGGAACGAATACAAATGTAATTGTATTGGCGGCCACTAACCGTGCAGATGTGCTCGACAAGGCATTAATGCGTGCAGGAAGATTTGATAGGCAAATTTATGTTGATTTGCCGGATATTAGGGAACGAAAAGAGATTTTTGAGGTGCACCTAAGACCTATTAAAACTGCGGAAACCTTAGACCTTGATTTCTTGGCAAGACAGACGCCGGGCTTCTCTGGTGCAGACATTGCCAATGTATGTAACGAAGCCGCATTGATTGCAGCAAGAAAGGAACAAAAAGCAGTAAATAAACAGGATTTTCTAGATGCCGTTGATAGGATTGTTGGTGGTCTAGAAAAGAAAAATAAAATAATTACTCCAGGGGAAAAAGAAACTATTGCATATCACGAAGCTGGCCATGCAACCGTTAGTTGGATGTTGGAACATGCTGCTCCTTTGGTTAAGGTAACTATTGTACCAAGGGGACAATCACTTGGTGCTGCCTGGTATTTACCAGAAGAAAGACTTATTGTAAGGCCAGATCAAATGTTGGATGAAATGTGCGCCACAATGGGTGGTAGGGCTGCCGAAAAAGTAATTTTTGATAAAATTTCCACAGGTGCCTTGAGCGATTTGGAAAAGGTTACAAAACAAGCTAAGGCTATGGTAACCATATATGGGTTAAATGATACTATAGGAAACCTAACATATTACGATTCCTCAGGGCAGGACTCTTATGGCTTCTCCAAACCTTACAGTGAGGATACTGCCAAAAAAATAGACCAGGAAATTTCAAAAATCATTGAAGAGCAATATCAGAGGGCCATTAAAGTTCTAACAGAAAATAAGGATAAACTTACTACACTAGCCCAAAGGCTATTGGAAAAAGAGGTTATCTTTAAGGAAGATTTGGAAAAAATATTTGGAAAAAGGTCTTTTGACAAGGATATTTTAGAAGAGGAAAAGAAAAAACAAGAAGCGGCTAAGTCCAAAAAAGATGCTGAAGAAGACGAAAAAATAGCTGAAAATAGTTAA
- a CDS encoding sensor histidine kinase: MKKRYIYIGLFLVSIIGLAIVQYQYLRIGLNLAKVQFGTKIERVADVVKEGLREHNRLTFLMGSAMERDTSFFRVTVDSLENVSNMFLEDFIREQLMHQGIESEFSYTLFSKDSIYILNSSNKLELGEGTESYPIELEGYLPDLLRKPMVLELHFENLHNYFLGKLNGLTFPSILFLIGICVTIIWVLRTYYWQSNVITTTNEFINNLTHELKTPVFSIGLATKILDETASEKQKPVLGIIRQQVNRLSNHIEKVLELASLESGKSVITLTKVDFKPYLKTLCSEFDTLVTIEKGTFQFELEGDEYLINAEVFHLENAINNILDNAKKYSGDPKIKLKAYKDNSSLYIEVTDNGIGISKDNKQRVFRKFFRVENGNLHNVKGYGLGLSYVQKVIKNHGGKVYMESEEMKGTKVVLTIPILKGWK; encoded by the coding sequence TTGAAAAAGAGATATATCTATATAGGATTGTTTTTGGTCTCCATAATCGGTTTGGCCATTGTGCAATATCAATATTTGCGTATAGGTCTTAATTTGGCAAAAGTACAGTTTGGGACGAAGATAGAACGGGTAGCGGATGTAGTGAAGGAAGGTTTAAGGGAGCATAATAGGCTAACCTTTTTAATGGGTAGTGCTATGGAAAGAGATACTTCTTTTTTTAGGGTTACCGTTGATAGCCTTGAAAATGTTTCCAACATGTTTTTAGAGGACTTTATAAGAGAACAATTGATGCATCAGGGAATTGAGTCCGAATTTTCATATACCCTGTTTTCCAAGGATAGCATTTATATATTAAACTCATCAAATAAACTCGAATTGGGCGAAGGCACGGAGTCCTACCCGATAGAGTTGGAAGGTTATCTGCCGGATTTATTGCGCAAGCCCATGGTTCTTGAACTTCATTTTGAAAACCTCCATAATTATTTTTTGGGGAAATTAAACGGACTAACCTTTCCCAGTATATTGTTTCTGATAGGTATTTGTGTCACCATTATTTGGGTATTAAGGACCTATTATTGGCAGAGTAACGTTATTACCACGACCAATGAGTTCATCAATAACCTCACCCATGAATTAAAGACCCCTGTATTTTCCATTGGGTTGGCTACCAAAATATTGGATGAGACCGCCTCTGAAAAACAAAAACCGGTATTGGGAATAATCAGGCAGCAGGTTAACCGTTTGTCAAATCATATTGAAAAAGTTTTGGAATTGGCGAGCTTGGAATCGGGGAAAAGTGTTATTACCTTAACCAAGGTAGACTTCAAACCTTACTTAAAGACCCTTTGTTCTGAATTTGACACCTTGGTAACCATCGAAAAAGGCACTTTTCAATTTGAACTAGAGGGTGATGAATATTTGATCAATGCAGAAGTTTTTCATTTGGAAAATGCAATCAATAATATTTTGGACAACGCGAAGAAATACTCAGGTGATCCAAAAATAAAACTAAAAGCATACAAGGATAATTCTTCGCTTTATATAGAAGTAACCGATAACGGCATAGGAATTTCAAAAGATAATAAACAAAGGGTCTTTAGAAAATTTTTTAGGGTAGAAAATGGGAATTTGCATAATGTAAAAGGATATGGTCTTGGACTAAGCTATGTACAAAAAGTAATAAAAAATCATGGAGGAAAGGTGTATATGGAGAGTGAGGAGATGAAAGGTACAAAAGTTGTTTTAACAATTCCAATATTGAAAGGATGGAAGTAA
- a CDS encoding phosphatidate cytidylyltransferase gives MKEVLRRSLTGAVYIILLLSAVFLSSDAFDFLFMIFGLACLYEYKRLVNLKGYYIFLAYLSLWWAYIYLIHDQILVNILMVITIFVDVYLLFYLFSKKQRSFSTFYKFLIGLFYIGGGCIFLTMIPYKNDAFAKLLIMGIFILIWVNDSFAYIVGKTLGRTKLFPRVSPKKTVEGTIGGYIFALCAAYIMGTQEQIIGPVQWMVLASVIVVTGSLGDLIESKLKRAAGVKDSGAILPGHGGMLDRLDSLVFAAPFAYLTLNIFTYVS, from the coding sequence ATGAAAGAGGTTTTAAGAAGATCGCTTACTGGAGCAGTTTATATTATACTTTTATTATCCGCTGTATTTCTAAGTTCAGATGCTTTCGATTTTCTCTTTATGATATTTGGGCTTGCGTGTCTGTATGAATATAAGCGTCTTGTAAACCTAAAGGGATATTATATTTTTTTGGCATATCTAAGCCTATGGTGGGCCTATATTTATCTGATTCACGACCAAATTTTAGTAAACATATTAATGGTTATTACCATTTTTGTAGATGTATACTTATTGTTCTATCTTTTTTCCAAGAAGCAAAGAAGTTTTTCCACTTTTTATAAATTCCTTATTGGATTATTTTATATTGGGGGTGGATGCATATTCCTTACCATGATACCCTACAAAAATGATGCATTTGCCAAACTTCTGATAATGGGCATTTTTATACTCATATGGGTTAATGATTCATTCGCCTACATTGTTGGAAAAACATTGGGTAGAACTAAATTATTCCCTAGGGTTTCACCAAAAAAAACTGTGGAAGGAACCATTGGAGGTTATATCTTTGCACTGTGCGCCGCTTATATCATGGGAACACAGGAGCAAATCATTGGACCTGTTCAATGGATGGTTCTTGCAAGTGTCATAGTGGTAACCGGTAGTTTGGGGGATTTAATTGAGTCCAAACTAAAAAGAGCGGCAGGTGTTAAGGACAGTGGAGCCATACTCCCCGGACATGGCGGTATGTTAGATCGTTTGGATAGCTTGGTTTTCGCCGCACCTTTTGCATACTTAACATTAAATATTTTCACCTATGTTTCATAG
- a CDS encoding acyl-CoA-binding protein: protein MSKKNLRTDFEAAVEFVNTYESPIPADILLKLYAYYRVANKNYTNPGSKTPLINAFKANALIQAQNISIDDAMKAYIKLVDLELKH, encoded by the coding sequence ATGAGCAAGAAGAATCTACGTACTGATTTTGAGGCAGCGGTTGAATTCGTGAATACCTATGAATCACCTATCCCTGCCGATATTTTACTTAAACTTTATGCCTATTACAGGGTTGCCAATAAGAACTATACAAATCCAGGAAGCAAAACCCCATTGATTAATGCTTTCAAGGCAAATGCCCTAATACAGGCGCAGAACATTAGTATTGATGATGCCATGAAAGCTTATATAAAATTGGTTGATCTTGAATTAAAGCACTAG
- a CDS encoding sterol desaturase family protein, protein METYATALLFAIPFFILLLIIEMAYGHFVKDQKYTVLDTVSSISSGLTNIIKDSLGIVLVLISYPYLLEHLAITNIKPTWLTWVIGFVAIDFAGYWNHRLSHKVNFFWNQHVIHHSSEKFNLACALRQSISNLLGYFPFLLLPAALLGVPNKIIAILAPIQLFAQFWYHTQHIGKMGWLEYIIVTPSQHRVHHAINPEYIDKNLGQVFSIWDRMFGTFQEELPDIPPQYGILKPARTWNPIRINFQHLWRLFLDAWRTKNIWDKIRIWFMPTGWRPNDVKDKYPVEIITDVYGFERYSTPTSRAFNGYLIFQLIMSLILLLFMFGNFGNLTTGELILYGGIVFVGVYGYTSLMDGDPFALWIEVLRGVLGCMLIFSTGNWFGMNAYFPMGKTLILFYFLTTMVGGIYFSSSLKKKSILL, encoded by the coding sequence TTGGAAACCTACGCAACCGCATTGCTATTTGCCATACCATTTTTTATACTCTTATTGATTATAGAAATGGCCTATGGCCACTTTGTAAAAGACCAAAAGTATACCGTTTTGGATACTGTATCCAGCATTAGTTCGGGACTTACCAATATTATTAAGGACTCCCTGGGTATAGTATTGGTTTTGATATCCTACCCATATTTATTGGAGCATTTAGCAATTACGAATATTAAACCAACTTGGCTAACTTGGGTCATTGGTTTTGTAGCCATTGATTTTGCGGGCTATTGGAACCATAGGTTAAGCCATAAAGTCAATTTTTTTTGGAATCAGCACGTTATTCACCATAGCAGCGAAAAATTCAATCTTGCCTGTGCATTAAGACAATCCATATCCAATTTATTGGGTTATTTCCCCTTTCTTTTGCTACCTGCGGCCCTCTTAGGCGTTCCAAATAAAATTATTGCCATACTGGCTCCTATTCAGTTATTTGCCCAATTTTGGTACCATACACAACATATAGGAAAAATGGGATGGCTGGAATATATAATAGTAACACCATCCCAACATAGGGTTCACCATGCCATAAATCCGGAGTATATTGATAAGAATTTGGGACAAGTTTTCAGCATTTGGGACCGTATGTTCGGAACTTTTCAGGAGGAATTGCCAGATATTCCACCACAATATGGAATTCTAAAGCCTGCCAGAACATGGAACCCTATCCGTATTAATTTTCAGCATCTTTGGAGATTGTTCTTGGATGCTTGGCGAACGAAGAATATTTGGGATAAAATTAGAATTTGGTTTATGCCTACAGGGTGGAGACCCAATGATGTTAAGGATAAGTATCCTGTGGAAATTATCACGGACGTATATGGCTTTGAAAGATACAGTACCCCTACATCGAGAGCTTTTAATGGGTATTTAATTTTTCAACTCATTATGTCCCTAATTTTGTTGTTGTTCATGTTTGGTAATTTTGGAAATCTTACCACAGGAGAATTGATATTGTATGGGGGTATCGTATTTGTTGGTGTTTATGGGTACACTTCCCTAATGGATGGTGATCCCTTTGCTTTATGGATTGAGGTTTTAAGGGGTGTTCTAGGATGTATGTTGATTTTTTCAACGGGTAATTGGTTTGGAATGAATGCTTATTTTCCAATGGGTAAAACCTTGATTTTATTCTATTTCTTGACCACCATGGTTGGAGGTATCTATTTCTCGAGTTCATTAAAAAAGAAAAGCATATTGTTATGA
- a CDS encoding LUD domain-containing protein encodes MGLLDILFGGGKKKISKETAETRGEHMPDLSLPVDEKFTIHFKKNGGKFIYCISDQEVIKAIHSITEENGWEDHPFFAMNPQLVKKFSKENLSFTERIKESEVFFTTCEHLIAQNGSILVCSNQLLEKKINELPSNVIVYATTSQLVESIGEGLKAIKKKYGPSIPANITTLKHFKATEENSDDFLTYGSSTKNLYLLLLEDL; translated from the coding sequence ATGGGGCTTTTAGATATATTATTTGGTGGAGGAAAAAAGAAAATTTCCAAGGAAACTGCGGAAACACGTGGTGAACACATGCCGGATTTGTCGCTCCCTGTAGATGAAAAATTCACCATACACTTCAAAAAGAACGGGGGCAAATTTATCTATTGCATATCAGACCAAGAGGTAATTAAAGCCATTCACAGTATTACGGAGGAAAATGGTTGGGAAGACCATCCTTTTTTTGCCATGAATCCGCAATTGGTTAAAAAATTCTCAAAAGAGAATCTCTCCTTTACGGAAAGAATAAAGGAAAGCGAAGTATTTTTTACCACCTGTGAACATTTGATTGCCCAAAACGGCAGTATTCTAGTATGTTCGAATCAGTTGTTGGAAAAGAAAATAAATGAACTTCCCAGTAACGTTATTGTATACGCAACTACAAGTCAGTTAGTTGAATCCATTGGTGAAGGATTAAAGGCTATAAAGAAGAAATACGGACCATCTATTCCAGCCAATATTACAACCCTAAAACACTTTAAAGCTACAGAGGAAAACTCCGATGATTTCTTAACATACGGAAGTAGTACTAAAAATCTTTATCTTTTATTGTTGGAAGATTTATAG
- a CDS encoding phosphatidylserine decarboxylase family protein, which produces MFHREGQKIILATFFITGIAILLAHFFVNTSWIKLAIQITALVLLVLILQFFRNPKRRTNKTFDEILAPVDGKVVVIEEVEETEYFKDKRKQVSIFMSPINVHVTRYPASGKVKYSKYHPGKYLVAWHPKSSEENERTTVVIGTPKFGDVLFRQIAGAMARRIVNYAEVGESVQQGDDSGFIKFGSRVDLFLPLNSQINVTLNQKVKGAVTCIATYVNPNEQEESTY; this is translated from the coding sequence ATGTTTCATAGAGAGGGTCAGAAAATAATATTGGCAACTTTTTTTATCACGGGAATTGCAATTTTATTGGCACATTTCTTCGTAAACACTTCATGGATAAAACTAGCCATCCAAATTACGGCTTTGGTTTTACTCGTTCTTATCCTTCAATTTTTTAGAAATCCAAAAAGAAGAACCAACAAAACATTCGATGAAATATTGGCCCCTGTTGATGGAAAGGTTGTGGTGATTGAAGAAGTAGAGGAAACCGAATATTTCAAGGACAAAAGGAAGCAGGTATCCATCTTCATGTCTCCCATAAATGTTCATGTTACAAGATATCCGGCTAGCGGAAAGGTTAAATATTCCAAATATCATCCAGGGAAATACTTAGTAGCTTGGCATCCAAAATCCAGTGAGGAAAACGAGAGAACAACAGTGGTCATTGGAACCCCAAAATTTGGAGATGTTTTGTTTAGGCAGATTGCCGGTGCCATGGCCCGTAGAATCGTAAATTATGCAGAGGTTGGCGAGAGTGTACAACAAGGTGACGATTCTGGATTTATCAAATTCGGTTCAAGGGTAGACCTGTTCCTACCACTAAATTCACAAATTAACGTTACCTTAAACCAAAAAGTAAAAGGAGCCGTAACCTGTATCGCCACATATGTGAATCCTAATGAGCAAGAAGAATCTACGTACTGA
- a CDS encoding creatininase family protein has product MIRPYILAETNWNHLKDENIELAVLPWGATEAHNYHLPYATDNYQAEAIVAESARMAWEDGNKVIVLPTIPFGVNTGQKDIYLDINLNPSTQFAILKDIITVLNEQGIYKLLIFNGHGGNDFKPLVRELGLLFPKMFICFCFFPQMMDKYQYFDHEGDHADEMETSLMLSIRPDLVLPKEKWGKGDHKKFKIKAFSEGGVWAEREWSKISTDTGTGNPELATKEKGERFFIDLSSKVSQLFIDLCHADLDDLYQ; this is encoded by the coding sequence ATGATCAGACCTTATATTTTGGCCGAAACCAATTGGAATCATCTAAAGGATGAGAATATTGAACTGGCCGTCTTGCCTTGGGGTGCAACCGAAGCCCACAATTATCACCTTCCGTATGCAACGGATAATTACCAGGCAGAAGCCATCGTTGCGGAATCTGCAAGGATGGCTTGGGAAGATGGAAATAAAGTGATTGTGTTACCCACAATTCCGTTTGGGGTGAATACGGGTCAAAAAGATATCTATTTGGACATCAACCTGAATCCAAGTACCCAATTTGCCATTTTAAAGGATATAATTACGGTTTTGAACGAACAGGGTATTTACAAGTTGTTGATATTCAATGGTCACGGAGGAAATGATTTTAAGCCCCTTGTAAGAGAATTGGGGCTTTTGTTTCCTAAAATGTTCATTTGTTTTTGTTTTTTCCCGCAGATGATGGACAAGTATCAATATTTTGATCATGAGGGAGACCATGCCGATGAAATGGAAACGAGTTTGATGCTTTCTATTCGACCTGATTTGGTGTTACCAAAGGAAAAATGGGGGAAAGGTGACCACAAGAAGTTTAAGATAAAGGCTTTTTCCGAAGGTGGCGTTTGGGCAGAAAGGGAATGGTCCAAAATTAGTACAGATACGGGTACTGGAAATCCGGAATTGGCTACTAAGGAGAAAGGGGAGCGGTTTTTTATAGATCTCAGCTCAAAAGTGAGTCAGCTATTTATTGACCTGTGCCATGCAGATTTGGATGATCTTTACCAATGA
- a CDS encoding response regulator transcription factor, with amino-acid sequence MEVKKRILLVEDDEAVGYLLSEYLRMKGFELSWAKQGKEALVKLDQSNYDLAILDVMMPEMDGFTLAEKMNEDYSNLPFIFLTAKSLKVDVLKGFYLGAVDYLKKPIDEEELVIRIENLLSRLDNTASKKVEVDAYTIGKYHFNSLNQELVVDDQKINLTVKESELLKYLVDKKNQLCPHKDILIKIWGKNDYFNKKSLNVFITRLRKFLERDSRIKIENVHSKGYILRFEP; translated from the coding sequence ATGGAAGTAAAAAAAAGAATATTATTGGTTGAGGATGATGAAGCCGTGGGTTATTTGTTGTCAGAGTATTTAAGAATGAAGGGGTTTGAGCTATCATGGGCAAAGCAGGGCAAGGAAGCCTTGGTGAAACTAGATCAATCCAACTATGATTTGGCAATATTGGATGTAATGATGCCAGAAATGGACGGTTTTACATTGGCAGAGAAAATGAATGAAGATTATTCCAATCTGCCTTTTATTTTTTTAACGGCAAAATCCTTAAAGGTAGATGTGTTGAAAGGTTTTTATCTGGGTGCTGTAGACTATTTAAAAAAACCAATAGATGAGGAAGAATTGGTCATAAGAATAGAAAACCTTTTATCAAGATTGGATAATACGGCCAGTAAAAAAGTAGAGGTGGATGCATATACCATTGGTAAGTACCATTTCAATTCTTTAAATCAAGAATTGGTAGTTGATGACCAAAAAATTAATCTGACGGTAAAGGAAAGTGAACTATTGAAGTATTTGGTGGACAAAAAGAATCAATTGTGTCCGCACAAAGATATTTTAATTAAGATTTGGGGCAAAAACGATTACTTCAACAAGAAAAGTTTAAACGTTTTTATTACTCGTCTTAGAAAATTCCTTGAAAGGGATTCAAGAATCAAAATCGAAAATGTCCATAGTAAAGGCTACATCCTAAGGTTTGAACCTTAA
- a CDS encoding biotin--[acetyl-CoA-carboxylase] ligase gives MEIIKLDATESTNSYLKELVKRNTVQDFAVVVAKTQTKGRGQMDSSWQTEPGKNLTFSVLKEMSGFTLDKHFILNMSVALAVYNSLKSLQVPRIKIKWPNDIMSGSFKICGILIENIISGTDLKSAIIGIGLNVNQIHFPGNPKASSLKNKTQKDFDLDELLHALLQNLKSGLSNLEIGSTHEIYKEYQSNLFRRGVASTFQNMNGSTFSGIILGVSKEGMLLVQLENDTLQQFDIKEIKLLF, from the coding sequence ATGGAGATAATCAAACTTGATGCCACCGAGTCCACCAATAGCTATTTAAAGGAATTGGTGAAAAGGAATACGGTCCAGGATTTCGCCGTAGTGGTAGCCAAAACCCAGACAAAGGGTAGGGGCCAGATGGATAGTTCATGGCAAACGGAACCGGGTAAGAATCTAACATTCAGTGTTTTAAAAGAGATGTCTGGATTTACTTTGGATAAACACTTTATCTTGAATATGTCCGTTGCATTGGCGGTTTATAATTCCTTGAAAAGTCTTCAGGTTCCAAGAATTAAGATAAAATGGCCAAACGACATTATGTCAGGTTCATTTAAGATTTGCGGAATATTAATTGAAAACATTATTTCTGGAACGGATTTGAAGTCCGCAATAATAGGTATAGGGCTAAACGTAAACCAAATACATTTTCCGGGTAATCCGAAGGCATCTTCCCTAAAAAACAAGACACAGAAAGATTTTGATTTGGATGAGCTATTACATGCGCTATTGCAAAATTTAAAGTCTGGTTTAAGCAATCTCGAAATTGGTAGTACGCATGAGATTTATAAGGAATATCAATCTAATTTGTTTAGAAGAGGTGTCGCCAGTACGTTCCAAAATATGAACGGTTCAACGTTCAGTGGAATAATTCTGGGCGTTAGTAAAGAAGGTATGTTATTGGTGCAACTTGAGAATGACACCCTACAACAATTTGATATTAAGGAAATAAAGCTATTGTTTTAA
- a CDS encoding transporter produces the protein MFKRPYFILLLFLVLSINSIKAQGCVAIRHFSSCVGSSLENNLLGTGDLQIGVNYRYFKSFRHFRGTEEEPDRLANNTEVINHSHAWDFFATYGISKRVYTSITIPTVINTRSSLYEHGRDERNVTFSRGLADIRFGFGYWLFDMEKSPNGNLALGLGVKLPTGDYNASDIFYNVGPNGEPQTRPVDQSIQPGDGGFGVTLDFQLYQKIATDFFGYASGFYLINPRETNGVRTFRETLSPILENEAIMAVPDQYSLRGGLSYTISPTFSSSLGARFDCVPVKDLIGGNEGFRRPGNVLSIDPGLSFMKSNFSINLNVPFAVRRERPQSFTDMQTEKLTGSPRNGDAAFSDYVINLGVTYRFSNNKVKLSPELEDTFK, from the coding sequence ATGTTCAAAAGACCGTATTTCATATTGCTACTATTCTTAGTACTATCGATAAACAGCATAAAGGCACAAGGGTGCGTTGCCATCCGCCATTTTTCTTCTTGTGTGGGCAGTAGTCTGGAAAATAATTTATTGGGAACAGGAGACTTACAAATTGGCGTAAACTATAGGTATTTTAAATCATTTAGGCATTTTAGGGGCACTGAGGAAGAACCAGATCGTTTGGCCAATAATACCGAAGTCATTAACCATTCCCATGCCTGGGATTTTTTTGCCACTTATGGAATTAGCAAAAGAGTTTACACAAGTATTACCATTCCTACGGTAATAAACACCCGATCATCCCTATACGAACATGGCCGAGATGAAAGAAATGTAACGTTCTCCAGAGGATTGGCCGATATACGATTTGGGTTTGGTTATTGGCTTTTCGATATGGAAAAGTCTCCTAATGGAAATCTTGCATTGGGACTGGGAGTAAAATTACCAACGGGCGATTATAATGCATCGGACATTTTTTATAATGTTGGACCCAATGGAGAGCCACAAACGAGACCCGTCGATCAATCCATTCAACCCGGGGACGGAGGTTTTGGTGTAACCCTGGATTTTCAGCTTTATCAAAAAATTGCCACGGACTTTTTTGGATATGCAAGTGGTTTTTACCTGATAAACCCAAGGGAAACAAATGGAGTAAGAACCTTTAGGGAAACTTTAAGCCCTATATTGGAAAATGAAGCTATTATGGCCGTTCCAGATCAGTACTCTTTAAGAGGAGGACTTAGCTATACAATTTCCCCAACTTTCTCATCCTCGCTTGGCGCAAGGTTTGATTGTGTACCGGTTAAGGACTTAATTGGCGGTAATGAAGGTTTTAGAAGACCAGGAAATGTGCTATCCATTGATCCAGGATTAAGTTTTATGAAAAGTAATTTCTCCATAAACTTGAATGTACCCTTTGCTGTGCGAAGAGAAAGACCTCAAAGTTTTACGGACATGCAAACCGAAAAACTAACAGGTAGCCCAAGAAATGGTGATGCAGCCTTTTCGGACTATGTAATAAACCTTGGGGTTACCTATAGATTTTCCAATAATAAA